The following is a genomic window from Patagioenas fasciata isolate bPatFas1 chromosome 1, bPatFas1.hap1, whole genome shotgun sequence.
CTTCTCTGCATGATTCGTGTTTCTTCAACCAAATTTCCCCGTTTGGCTTGTTGGGGActtttttattagtattattattaattatctgGCTAGTAAGATTCCCTCCACCTGTCCCGTTTTTCCCTTTGCACCAGCTGTGTGCTGCAGAAGGCTTCTAGAGCCATTCAGAGACCCTGCTTTTGAGAACACCATTATCCTTGCAATTTTGCGTCATTCTGATGGCCTCATGGGCTTCCTGCAGAAGTGTCATGGAGAGCTGAGAACTTGCAGCTGGTGACACCAGGCCTCCTGAGCACAGCTGCACATGCTGACCCCAGGCTTTCTGTACCCTCCACCCACTGCAGTGAGGTCCTCCCAGCATGAACACGGGATTTTGATTTGTGTAAGGGGCTTCTGGACTCCCAGCATCACGTGGGATTTGGTcccatgtacatatatacaaccTGGGAAGGGCAGAGCTGCCATATCCTCCTTTTTCTAGGTGAAGGTGCTTATTGCACATCTTGTCCCATTAAGTCATGGGTCCTTAGGTGGATTTATTTCTGTCCTATTTGGGGAAATCTGTCTGCTTTTGGTTTTGCAGTAGTTTGACATTCACTTCTGGGTAACAGTTTGagtcaaatgcttttaaaaacactGGGAACCAAACAGAAGTGGGTAGATGTTTTCTaccttcttttatttttgcaTGTGTGCCTGGTTCTTAGTAAGTgtctgaagggggaaaaaaagaaaaaatatatgacTGATGATTAGTTGCTCAATCTTTGGAAAGTGTCCAGACTGTAGAACAGGGCTAAAATGCCAGGAAAGTGTTTGCTGCATTGGGGCAGACTTATAATATTTGATTTTATGTATTCTCTGGGTAGCATATTTAATTTGAGATCCTGGAGAAGTAATTTTAGATCTTTATTCACCACAGCTTAGTTGCTcttcttttcagttttccttatttttagaaAGGTAAAGTGTGGTTCTCAAATTAAATCGTTACTGGGATGGACTTCAGCCAAGAGGATCCATGGTTCAAGCTGTAAGGCACGGGAAACCTAAGAGTAAAACAATggaattttattttgtatttcatttgGCAGGGTGAGGAGAGATATGGCCGTGAAAGATTTGTATGCTTACATAGCTATAATGTATTTCAAAAAAGAGTAAGGACTATTTTCTGTTCTCACTTTgctaaaaaagcaagcaaacaaacaaaccaacaaacccaccCAGAAATGCTGGAAATGTCAAGACTGCCAAATTTTCCTTAATTCCAAGTAagggtttatgtttggggttctCAGAAATGCTTACAGTAACGTCCCAAACACGAGCTGAAGTGGGCTGATCCTTTACCCTTTTCCTGATGTGCTCATCCCCGCTGCAGCTACAAAGGCAAAGCAGCGGTCTTGCCCCGAGCCCGGCTCCTCTCCCAAGAAACCGTGGGTGATATCCCTCATGTCAGCCCCTCACTTCAGTGACCCGGAGCCCTTTCTCCACACGGGACAGCTTTGCACCACTCCTCTGAGGCCATTTTGCAGCCGCAGAGCAAACCCCTGCAAATCTTGCTCCCAGGTTTGGCACGGCTGGGAGATGAGCGTGCTCATGAGCCACCAAAACACGTGCCACTGCCAGGAGCAAGGAGATGCCTCCCTTTGGCCATGGCTGTGGCCAAATCCCCTCCGTGGCAGTGAGCTGGAGAGCAGGGcagccagcacctgcagctgggacaCACGAGCACAAAGCCATTTGCTGGTGACACTCTCCAGGGCTGGGGTTTCTCTTGCCCTGGCTGCTCCACAGGCTGCTAGCCGGCCAGCTGAGACCTCCTGCTTCCCCAGCTGAGCCGCTAAAGCAGTgagatttaaatatatatttatatatatataaaattggacaaataattaaaaattaactgTCCCTgctaaacagcatattaagctgTGCTCTTACACAGGGAACAAATGTATCCAAGCACCAAAAACAAACAGCCAGGCTCTTGGTATCCCCTTTCCAGCTTTCTAAAAGGTGCTGTAAGTTTATATATCGAAGTCACTGTGTTTCCAAGCGTCCCAGTGCTTGGAAACAGCATGTCCATCACCCAcaatcagcaaacctgctgcagGCATGGGTCGGGAATCAGCCAGAGAGAGCCTCTAACACGAAGCTGGAGGATCTGACCCCACCTCAGTGGCAACGAGCAGTGCTGCACTGAGCATCCCTGACAAACAGCAAGAACTTGGGGGAAACAGCCTATTTCCAGGCAGGTCATGCCACAGCCCCTCCATGGTGCATCTCCTCACATAACGCCTGTTGGGGTCCTGAAATTCTGTAAAACACACGGGATTTATTTGGCTTCAGATGCATGCTGCTCATTCGATATGGCACTTAAGGCTCCACACCCAGGATGCACACTACACATACCAAGATCCCTTTTGATGTCTTGAGAGAGTCTCAAGACAtcagaagaaatacattttttccagtgagggtggtgaaacacaggcacaggttgcccagagatgaggtagatgccccatccctggagacattcaaggctggacagggctctgagcaacctgatctagttgaagatgtccctgctcattacaggAAAAAGGTCCTGGGTTCTGTCAACGTCTTATTTTAAAACCTTGCAAGAAACTGAAGAAATGTCATTTATATTAGttcttaaaataatataaatgtcAGTAGAAGATTTTGTGTTGGAGGCAAGAAAAATACATGGAAGAACCTTTGACCCAGTCAACTCTCATTTCTTAAACTGTCTTGCTAAATTGCCATTGGCCTTATCTTTCTCTCTTGAAAAACAGAAAGCTCAGGCATTCTAGCAATCATCTATTTTTAGATTATCCCTATTCAGGCACAAAAATATGGCAATCACTAAGAATACTAAAAATTCTTGATAGCAAATTTTAATTGTTAATATTTATTCCAGGCCTTTTGTTCCAGAGACAGAAGCAGCATTAAGCAATGCACAATGCAAGTCTGCAGTTTAAGGCAGACCATTCCACAAGAGAATTGAGACTGAtgtggaagagaaaaaggaaattgtTGGATCTAATTATTATAAGGAAACTAACCTACGATATTTAGTCACTATCTCTAAATGGGATCAGGAATGAACCTGAAGTGTAAGACACTTAAAATGGCAAAAAGTGAAATAGCTGTAAGATATCACGTAAGTTTGCAAAAGGTCCTTGCCAAAGGCACGTCTGAGGCCAGATGCTTAGGAGAATTCAGAGCAGGACCAGGCTTTGACACGGACTAATGGGAACAGCCAAAATTACATGAGATGGGTTTAAAAATAAGCTAAAACAAGGAGGTCAAATTCTCTCACATAGTGTGCCATAAAGTCAGCTACCAGAGAGACATATCTGCAGTGGGGAAGGTTTattttggggctgcagggtttccaCAGCTTTACTTGAAAAAGTGGATGCATCCAAGGGAGGGGAGAAGGTAGCAAGGGACCATTTCATGAGCAGTGATGCTGGTTCCCACCTCCACCAGCTCTTCCGAAAGCCCCTTGGCAGCCATCATTCCCCACTTCCATGCCTGTACTACTCACACTCACCTAATATGCAGAAAATTAGGGGTCTGACACAGGCCCATAAAATCAGGAATCATGCCCCAAAACAGCTGGgctccccctcagtctcctcaggAACACGGTCCTGCCAAGGTGGAAAGCAGCAACTTCCCTTGCTCTGTTTTCCAGCAGCCCTTCCACCAGGTGATCAGGAAGAAAAgctgtgacacacacacacaccttggtTTCCTTTCATACtttgtaaatttatttttttattatctccTCCTTTTAAGCATCCCTTTAAGGGCGAAATGAAATCCAACCATTTACAGAGAAAATGATTTCAGAATGTACATTTGATTTATCCTTACAAAAAGTTAATTATTACTTGCAGTTTATAAATTACAGAGTGGAAAGGAGCTTTGCAGACACTCCTgatttcgttttttttttttttttctcttttatttttggcAAATCCACACATTCTTTTGCCAAAGCAGGGTGTTCTGGGGCCACACCACCAGTAGGTCCAGGTGGACCCCAGGCATGGAAGTGCTGCTGGATCACCTCCAGGATGATACTGCATCATCATCCGCACaggaaggaaaaagcagcagTTCGAATTCTTAGCCTCAGAGTATTCCAGATCCCTTCTTGAGCCGTTATCTGTAGTCCCCAAAGCTTTAAATGTCAGTGTATTGCATTAGAAACAGCTCTTCTTTCTTGGTGCTGGATCCAagcccctcctgccacccccttACCTCCCGCTCCCCCTGTTTTCATAATAAGAGCAAGTTTGTCCAACATTTCAGAAATCAGAAGgaaggtgggtttgtttttttttttttttggggggggcgaTGAGGGAGAACACATTGATGGAGGGATTTGGGAACCATTCTCCCACTCACTTCCCTCCTTTCCCACCAAGGTCTGAGGTCAGTGAAGCCAGGACAAGCTATCCCTTCCCTCCTCACCACCTGTGTTCACTAATCAGACCGGGGTGACCCCAGACATATGTCATCACAGTGCAGAGGTGCAGGAGCCACAGAGTTCACTGGCACAAGctgggagatggggacagagcccaggggaTGTTTGGGAGAGGAAAAGACCCCACCATCCCACAAGGATACACTGAAGGAGGGCACAGAGGAACAAATATCCACCTGCTCTGACATACACCCACCACTCCAACTCATACATTACCCAGACGGCAGAAGGTCCCCTCGTTTCCCCACCACAGAGACACAAAGAGCAGGCTGGCCTGAGCTGCACAACAGCAAATACCTCAAACACctcagcaggacacagggatcaGAGAAAGCAACAGTGAGAGTGGACCTGAGCATGTCGCCCTTCATACCAACTACACAGGCACCAAACCACACCATCTTTTCTGTCCCTCACTTGGGTACAGCATAACCCCTAGTCCTCTGAGGGAGCAGAGACAGCCGACCTACCCTGTTCCCTCTGCTTCCGCAAGCTCACCTGCTGCAGGTCCAAAGTGCACATCCTCCCCTTCACCTGGGGTGAAGGAGGAAGATAAGCTCCCCAACCCAAAGCCATGCACAGGCACACAATCCCTTTTTTAGGTGAAAAGCACAAAGAAAGGCAAGAGATGGGCAAAGAGAGAAGCGCAGGGCTTGGGGATGCTACACACTGCTTCACCTACTATGTGGCCCTCATTTGCACCAATTGATTTGAAGGTGGAAAAGTTTTGGGCAAGAAAATGCACAGAGCTGAAAAGGGCTGCAGGGAAAGGCTGGCAATGCTTAACCCCCCTCCACCAGACGGCTTCACTCCCAGAGCGGCAGCGGGCATGCGGCTTTGCTGCTCATGGCTGCAACAACCAACAGACATCAAGCTCTGGTGGTGTGatcccagctccagcccaggggCAGGATGTGTTCTTTTTTCAGTCCTTCCCTTCTCAAACCTCAGTACCTAGTTCACACATGAGCAAGGAGCCTCAATGCTCGCCTCAAAGAGTTCCACGTTGGGAAATAAGGATGTTATACAAAAAAACctgcctcctcctctgcctctctcaccACCCCACACACCCACATGCTTTTGAGTTCCCTCTTGTGCAGGTTGTCTGGGAGAGTGGCTGTTCCCCCCGGCTGTGGAGGTCCCAGCACAGCAGTACACACAAGGCTGGGCACAAGGGAAGCCGCCACCTCGGGAAATCACTGTGCAAAAGTCAACTTGCTAGTCCACGTCCCCTCCAGGGACAAGAAGGAAGGTTTTTAATGACAAACACTCTGGCTCCCTAAGGATGACAAACACAGGGTTAGTCAGACAAAAATTAGACAGAAATATTGACTGGTTTGGCCTTAAATCAAAAATTGTTTAaacgattcttgagaaataagaaaaaagaatgcATTTATTCTGTAAAGTCCCTTCCTCCCATCACAACAAGAGTCTGTTTTAAATTTAATTCCCTCAGAATAAGGAAATCAGTAGGTCCAGTGGGAGGACAGGGCCAGAGTCCTGCAGAAGAGTCCCAGTGCTGCTCTTCCAACAggaccttctcctcctgcccaagGGGGCAGAAGGGAGAGGAAATTCAGAGGGAGAGGCAGAGAAAGATAGAGCAAATAATGGAGGAGAAGGGAGATAAGGCAACAGGCTGTACTTCAGGAGTAGGAGATCCAGATATTGCAGCTGTGGGCTCATCTGAAACTCAGAGCAGACAAGGGCCATACCTCAGTGGTGAAACCACGACTTGCAGTGtgctaaaaatcccccaaaacaccCATGCACAGGAAGGGCTGCTAGCAGGGGAGAGGCTGCTCTGTAGAAGATAATGAGGTGCAGCCCCAGCACACATGTACTTTATCCCCTGATTCACAGGGCTCTGGTGCTGCCGAAGCACCAATGCAAAGACCGACTACTCGTTCTCTCCTGTCTTCAGCAAGGCCTGGCACTGGGCTTGTGGCGTTATGTCACAGACCCTTGGCTTTGCCTTATCTCCGAGTGCAGACCTCAGGCTCCCTTCCaagtataaaaatgaaaaatagcttCTTCCTTCCATACTTTACTGCTACTGAATCCCATGAGCTGaacccacctgctctcctgcagCTGCCCCTGGGGAAAGTGCATTCCCCTTGCACTGCAGCCTCAATGCCACTGCTCTCATCTTGCTCAATGCAGGTTCCTCCTTTCTCAGCTGGGTCCCCATTTCTCTGTAATCCCTCTATGCCCAAGAGCTCCATACAGCCACTTGGCACAGGGACCCCATAACTGTGACATGACTCCCTCCCTTCGTGGGAAGAGCGTTCTGCCTGCTAAACCTTCTCCCTTCACTCAGTTCTCAAAGGGGCTTTTCTTTCTGTAGGGAAGACACAGCAGAAGTGAGAATAGTGATTtataaaacaacaacacaactcaaaacaaccaaaaaaagaggGTACTTCAGTTCTTCTAAGCAGTGATCATGGCACATGAGATGTGGAAGGAGCTAAGATGAAATCCCTCTCAGTTTGATCAGAAAAAGATGTTCATCTTCATTCTTTTCCAGTTTCAGTCTTATTAGGCAATCAGCTTATTTTTGTTGACGTTTCTCACTTCTCTAGGGAGGggaatagaagaaagaaaaagagatccaGAGATAGGAATGAGGCGCAAGGGTGGGAATGGGCTGGAGAACATAGAAATATGGAGCCCTGAGTTAACAGCAATGGAAACCCTCCTGCTTCAGCACAGCTGGCCTGATGTCAAGGTCACTCTTCCTGATGTCaacattttcctcctcctccatcacaCGATCCTCACTTCTCTGCTTGGAACATGAGGCTAACAGAGCAAGTTCATAATGTTTTTCACCCTCTGCCCACTACAGCCcaggctctgggcagcctgtcaagCCATCTGCTAAGGAAGGGTGGTAAGGGTGGAAACGTGGATCTGCCCCCTCAATCAGCTGAATCAACTCAATGCAACAACGGGCCAGATCCTGACTACTCACCACTGGCAAACTCTGAGCAAACACTGGTCCAACCAGCTGCATATAATGTCATCCTAGATTCCCTCTCCTCTGCATGGTCTTCTCTGCACGGCCCAGGCTGCACATGCTCTCTGGATTGGATGGTGATCCTAAAACAGGCTCTTGGTCTCAGGGGGAGTCTGCCCCTTTCTCCACAAGCTCCCTCACCCCCTAAGAGTAGACAGATGGATCTTGTGCTCAGCGTTTCCCCACAACCCATCTCTGACTCAGAGCTTTGcccttctcctctcccttttACCCCATGGCAAGAAGGAATAGCCAGCACATGTAAGCAGCAGCCCTGCAACAGGCACAGCCTGTAGGGTTGCAGAGCCAGCTAAAGTCACGCAACAGTCCCACGTGTGTAGCACTGCTATGCAGAGCAAACATTCTCACTGGCCCTCCCCTGTGAATGCCCCAAAAAGTCATCCATGCTGAGACAGATCACAGCTTCTGGATCCCGCCATTTCCTGAAAGCACACACACAAGCCCAACTATGTCCCCTTCCCCCCCAATACTGGTAACAAACGCCCACGTGCATACCAAAACCATGCATGTTAGCACTCATGCACATAGGAAACCATGCACTTGTAAACGTACACTTCCACCATCTAAGTCCCCTGCAGCTTATCCCAGCCCCAAAAGAAGCACATACTGCAGGGAAAGTGCTTCAGCTTCTGTGGGCCAAGCCAGTGCAGTGTTGCAGGGGCAGGGGGGGGAAAAGgagtttaagaaaaaataaaaataaaaacccagcTTTTTCCTCTGCTTCCCATGTGCCTGCTCCAGGACTGGTAGAGCATCAGGCCAAGACACAGCCCAGGACAGATGCATTAagcctgcaggaggaggggagAACACCTTGGAAGCAAAGGATTTCCCTTCCCCAAAATACTCTTTTAATATAGAgatatacaaaaaaataaatgcatactgAGATGCTTTTGCACATTCACTCATCCAAAAAATGCCTGCGACACATCTGCACACGTGACCACTCACATCAGTTTGTGCCTGCTGACTCACACTCACATCTGTGCTTGCTCTGATCCACAAAGGATGAGGGTGGACGGGAACAGCTGCCCTCCCTCCCCTTGGGACCCTCCCAGCCTCCCCCAGAGGAAAATCCACCAGCTGGCTGCAGAGattctctccagccagcaggagaGGTCCGGGAGATGGCAGAAAAGGCTTTATGCTACTGCCAGAGTAGGTCCCCAACatctctcctcctcctgcccctcacACAACTGAGGAATTTATGTACTTAGGGTCAGCCTGGGATGAAGCGAAGAAGAGACGGAAGGGAAGGAGGGCAGACACCCCAGAATGGCACACCCCACCCACaaccaaagaaaacaataaaaggaACATATGAAAACATCTGACTCTTTCCCTTTGTCGTGAAGTTCTGATTTCCCACCTGAGCCCTGGTGGCCTCTCACCCAGTGCCCTCTGTTTTTCGGTAGGGGTTCTCCAACAAGTAGCGGAAACGCTGGTAGTTCTTGAGCAGGTATTTGGGAGCGTACATCTGCTCCTTGGGGTCGGCGGGGGGATACTCCTGTGTAGTACCATCGAACCACCCACCAGTTCGGATCAGCTCCCGGATATAATTGAGGTCTCGTTTATCCTCATAGTCACCCCAACGGGGGAAGTCCCCATTCTGAGCTGAAACCAGTTTGAAGTAGATCCCCTCTGGGGTGAAACACCACGAGCAGTGCCAGCCAGCAAAGTGGAGTGGGCTGCCCAGCGACCACTGCACCAGGATGTGTCCTGTGCTGTTCTCGTACTGACGAAAGCCAGGCATGGTGTAGTACTCACGGCGTCGCAGACGGATCCCATCAGTAGCGTAGACAGCCTGCAGCATCCCCATGGTGCAGCCTGAGACCACCTCCAAGGTGCCTGGTTGCTTCCAGAAGAAGCCATAGAGTGACTTGCGCATGTGAAATGCGAAGGGCTCCGTCCAGCCATCGTAGAGCTTGAGGAAGAGCACACCGTCACGGGCTGGGATCTCATCAGCATCATCGATGACAAAGACATCATCTGGGCGCATGTTGCGGAGGCGAGAGATGCCATCCCGGGTGAGAAAGGTGCGCAGGTAATCATCAGCAATCCAGCCGTCCTGGCGGCCGCCAGGGGGGAAGTGGTCCAGGAAGACATAGAGCACCTTGTGGCGGATGTAGTCGAAGGAGCCGTTGAGGAGCATCTCGCGGAACTTGAGGGGCCGCGGCTCTCCGTAGGCTGTGAAGTTCGACTCGCACACCACAAAGACATCCACCACGTCTCCCAGCTCATGGAAGCGGACATCCAGCAGGTCAAACTCATGGTTGACGTTGATAGCGTTGATGACCCTCCGGGGGGTCACCCGCGGTACAAGGCGGTCCTTGGTGGGCAGGTTGGAGTACTGGACCACAGTAGGGACCCCGCAGCTGGGGCCGTGCCAGCCTGGCAAGCAGACGCATTCCACCCACTTGCGCCGCTTGGTCGCGCCGGCGCTCAGTGGCTTGCGAACCGGCCGCCCCGAGGACGCCCCGTCCCCTTGCTCCTCTGGCCGCCCTCCCACGGGTGGCTTCTCCAGCACCTTGGTGCCTGGTTTAAAGCAAACGCCGCCGGCTTTGGTACGGACAAAATATTCTGTTGTGTCTTCTGACAGCACAAACTCAGCTTTGTGCAGCTCTTCGCTGGCTCTGCTGGGAGGCAGGGGCTGGAGCAAGGGGGAGTGTGAGTAGAGGGGTGTGCGGAGGAACTCGGCACCCCCGGGCTCAGGGCTGACCTGAGGTGTGACGGGGGCATTGTTCCAGAAGAAGCTGGAGACGAGGTTGGGACTAAGTGAAGCCAACTCCCGGGGGAAGGTGACATAGGAAAGGGCCTTGAGGAAGTGCAAGAAGGAGATAAGGCAGAGACCAGCCATGCAGAGAGTCAGAAAGAGCTTATGGCGTCTCATCTTCATCCTGTGGAAAAGCCATGAAAAGGAAAGTCACATTCAATAGTTACTAAGGTGCAAAAAGTTTACCATTGATTGAAAGACAGGTTGGGGATGAGAGGAAGCTGGTCCAAAATCAGCATACGTCTTTCGAGACTTGAATCCAAGAACTACtcctcccaaaccctgccatcTTCAGTAGACTTGTTGCCCCAGTGGGGTTACACCAAGGTGAACTTCTAGATCAGTCACAGTCGTATAAACTCACAAAGACAAGAAAAGCACTGGTTACAGAGTAGTAAGCCAGGAAATCCAAAATAACAGGAACTAATGATCTAGTGAACTTGTCACACTTGGCAGACTTGTCCCTACGCATTGATGGAAACAAAATGAACACTGGACTCCTCAGGCCCTGCATCACCAGAGGGTTGaggggagatgaagagggagTAGGAGGGATGAGAGGGATTACGGGATACATGGTTGAAACATGACCAGAGTGGCAGTTTTAAAGGACTGAGATCATTAGCCATGCTGCCACAGCCAGGAAAACCCTACGCTCCCCAGATCTTTTCAGTGATTGCTCAACACACACCCTAAAAAACCACTCTTGTTCATAGGAAATGCTACCCAAGTTCACATGgtgaacaggaaaataaaaatacaattaagACTGTCACCTTTATTCTCCTCCTATCCTTTTGCAGTCCACTATATGTTgccctttgcttttttttaaaaaaaaacccagattcttagggttttttttgcgTCTGGATCAAAGTGGCTAAAATAAACGCCTGGCTGTCTCC
Proteins encoded in this region:
- the MGAT3 gene encoding beta-1,4-mannosyl-glycoprotein 4-beta-N-acetylglucosaminyltransferase isoform X2, which codes for MKMRRHKLFLTLCMAGLCLISFLHFLKALSYVTFPRELASLSPNLVSSFFWNNAPVTPQVSPEPGGAEFLRTPLYSHSPLLQPLPPSRASEELHKAEFVLSEDTTEYFVRTKAGGVCFKPGTKVLEKPPVGGRPEEQGDGASSGRPVRKPLSAGATKRRKWVECVCLPGWHGPSCGVPTVVQYSNLPTKDRLVPRVTPRRVINAINVNHEFDLLDVRFHELGDVVDVFVVCESNFTAYGEPRPLKFREMLLNGSFDYIRHKVLYVFLDHFPPGGRQDGWIADDYLRTFLTRDGISRLRNMRPDDVFVIDDADEIPARDGVLFLKLYDGWTEPFAFHMRKSLYGFFWKQPGTLEVVSGCTMGMLQAVYATDGIRLRRREYYTMPGFRQYENSTGHILVQWSLGSPLHFAGWHCSWCFTPEGIYFKLVSAQNGDFPRWGDYEDKRDLNYIRELIRTGGWFDGTTQEYPPADPKEQMYAPKYLLKNYQRFRYLLENPYRKTEGTG
- the MGAT3 gene encoding beta-1,4-mannosyl-glycoprotein 4-beta-N-acetylglucosaminyltransferase isoform X1; the protein is MSAFSSFLRMKMRRHKLFLTLCMAGLCLISFLHFLKALSYVTFPRELASLSPNLVSSFFWNNAPVTPQVSPEPGGAEFLRTPLYSHSPLLQPLPPSRASEELHKAEFVLSEDTTEYFVRTKAGGVCFKPGTKVLEKPPVGGRPEEQGDGASSGRPVRKPLSAGATKRRKWVECVCLPGWHGPSCGVPTVVQYSNLPTKDRLVPRVTPRRVINAINVNHEFDLLDVRFHELGDVVDVFVVCESNFTAYGEPRPLKFREMLLNGSFDYIRHKVLYVFLDHFPPGGRQDGWIADDYLRTFLTRDGISRLRNMRPDDVFVIDDADEIPARDGVLFLKLYDGWTEPFAFHMRKSLYGFFWKQPGTLEVVSGCTMGMLQAVYATDGIRLRRREYYTMPGFRQYENSTGHILVQWSLGSPLHFAGWHCSWCFTPEGIYFKLVSAQNGDFPRWGDYEDKRDLNYIRELIRTGGWFDGTTQEYPPADPKEQMYAPKYLLKNYQRFRYLLENPYRKTEGTG